The Vibrio tubiashii ATCC 19109 genome has a segment encoding these proteins:
- the fdh3B gene encoding formate dehydrogenase FDH3 subunit beta, whose translation MARMKFLCDTKRCIECNGCVTACKNENDDALEWGIQRRRVVTLNDGEPGENSISVACMHCTDAPCMAVCPADCFEHTEDGIVLHNKDLCIGCGYCLFACPFGAPQFPKQEAFGERGKMDKCTFCAGGPETEAGSVEERQKYGANRIAEGKLPMCASLCSTKALLAGDAEKVSDIFRQRVVERGAKGAGWTDGNDLSYDATKS comes from the coding sequence ATGGCTAGAATGAAATTCCTTTGTGACACCAAGCGCTGTATCGAATGTAACGGCTGTGTCACTGCATGTAAGAACGAAAATGATGACGCGTTAGAGTGGGGTATCCAACGTCGCCGCGTCGTTACTTTGAACGATGGTGAACCGGGTGAGAACTCGATTTCTGTTGCTTGTATGCACTGTACCGATGCGCCTTGTATGGCGGTTTGTCCGGCAGACTGTTTCGAGCACACAGAAGATGGCATCGTGCTACACAACAAAGATCTTTGTATCGGTTGTGGCTACTGCTTGTTTGCTTGTCCGTTTGGAGCTCCTCAGTTCCCTAAACAGGAAGCGTTTGGCGAGCGCGGAAAAATGGACAAGTGTACCTTCTGTGCAGGTGGTCCTGAAACAGAAGCGGGCTCTGTTGAAGAGCGTCAGAAGTACGGTGCGAACCGTATTGCTGAAGGTAAGCTGCCAATGTGTGCTTCACTATGTTCAACCAAAGCTCTTTTGGCAGGTGATGCTGAGAAGGTATCTGACATCTTCCGTCAACGTGTTGTAGAGCGTGGTGCTAAAGGCGCTGGTTGGACAGACGGTAACGA